The genomic region TTGGACAGCTGGTTGCCGATCTGCGAACGATTGGACGTGTTGTAGATGTACTGGATGTTGGTTCCCAGCGTCAGGCGGTTGGTGAGCTGCGAACTGGCGTTGGCCGTGAAGGTGTGCCGGTCGAGGTTGTTGGCCTCCATAAACCCTTTTTCCTTCAGCATGCCGTAGGAGAAGTAATAGTTGGTGCGCTCGCTGGCTCCCGAAAAACTCAGGTTGTGCTGCATGTTGTAGCCTTGGCGGAACATGTCGCGCACGTTGTTGGGATAAGCCGTCAGCCGGACCGAATCGGGCAGACCGAACAGGGCCCGGTCGGCAGCCGAGTAGGCGCTGGCTACGTTCTGACCCCGGATGACCGGCCCCCAGTTCGACTGGTCGGCGTTGGGCTGGAAAATGCCGGGAACCGGGTTGCCGGCGGCGTTCAGCGAAGTGCCGCGGGCGTATTCATTCTGGTAATCCGGAAAGCGGTTCGGCTCCACAATGTTGTACGAGCCGGTATAGCTGACCGTATTTTTCTTGTTGGCGTTGTATTTTCCTTTTTTGGTTGTCACCATGATGACCCCACCGGCAGCCCGCGAGCCGTACAGCGCCGCCGCGGCCGGTCCTTTCAGCACCGTAATGGTCTCGATGTCGTCCTGGTTAAGGTCCAGGGCCCGGTTGGAGTTGGAAACGCCCGTCTGCGAGTTGGAAACCGACAGCGGACCGGTGCCGAAGCGGTTGGCGTCGCCCGTTCCCGCCGTGCCGCCGCCGTTGTCGATGGGGATACCGTCCACGACGAAAAGCGGCTGGTTGCTCTGCGTGAACGTCGTGAAGCCCCGGATGAAAATACTCGACGAGGAACCCGTCATCCCGTTGGAACCGGAGATCCGGACGCCCGGAATTTTGCCGTTCAGGGCGTTGACGAGGTTGGTCGTTCGGGCAACGGTAAGCTCGGTATTTTTGAGCGAGGTCTGCGAAAAGCCCAGTCCTTTGCTGGAACGCTCGATCCCGAGGGCCGTCACCACCACTTCCTCCAGCTGGCGGGTATCGTTGACCAGCTCTACATTTACGACCGTCTGGTTTCCGACCGGCACTTCGCGTGACAGCATGCCGACAAAGCTGAAGACCAGCACGGCATTGTCCGGAACACTGATGCGGTAAGAACCCGAAACGTCCGTGGTCGAGCCCCGCGTTGATCCTTTGACGGCTACGTTCACTCCCGGGATAGCACTGCCGTCATTCTGCCCGGTAACGCGCCCCGTGACCACGCGTTCCTGCGCCCGGGCGGTCAGCCCGGTCATCAACAGGCAGACGGAGATGAGTAGTAAAAAATACTGCTTCATGGCGTTGTAATTTGTTGATAGATAGGTTTTGGAAAGGAACTAAGTATTTATACGGCCAAATATATGAAACTAGTACTTACTTGTGATGAAAGTAATGCTATTTTTTATGCAAGCTTCATCTTTCGTTTTGAAAACAAAAAAGCCGTAAGAATACATCCTACGGCTTTTCGGCTATCTTAACCAAAACTAACTTAGTAAAACTTTGATGGGCAAATATAATAAGGAGTTACAAGAATAAAAGTATTACTACAAAAAATAATTTATTTACTACTTAATTTCGGGAAGGATACTGCCAAAAAATGAAAACCAGCCACGGGCACAGACTGGTTTTCACAGCTCTTCTCTGTTCAAAAATTACTGGATCAGAACGTCCAGCAGCGGCGTAAAGGGCGTTCCCATAGGGTTTTGCGTAATGCCCGGACCGGAGTTGGTCGCCGAGAACGTGCGACCATCTTTCATGACGGCCACAAAGCGCACCCGCAGCCGGTCGTTGGCCCGCAGATCGCTGGCTCCCAGCCCGACTTTACTAAGCATTTCTACCAGCGGGATCTGGTCTTTCCCGTTCAGGGCCGCTACCGGTTTCAGGAGCACGCCATTGGGGGCGGCGGCCGCGGTGGGCGTTACCGTGGTTCCCCGCACGTGGCTGACGTAGGCATCGACCCGCTCGATCTCGTTGGCGTTCAGACTCTGGGTTGTGAAGCTCGCTGTGGCCGTGGCCGCGCCCGTCAGCGAGACCGGAATGGTGTTGACGTTGGCGGCGGTCACCGTGGCGGGCAGCGGATCGGGCCGGGCCACGAAATGCACCCCGTTCTTAATCTCCGGAAACGGATTCTTCGCTTTGTCTTCGCAGGAAAAAAGGACCGTCAGCGCCAGCAGCAGCAGGCTGTAATGAAGTATCTTTTGCATGTTGGTTCGTGTTTATTTCTGCCAGAAAACTTTGTCATTCGCAATGACCCGTTGCGCCGGGGCTTTCGGATTGAGATTCAGCTCGGTCTGCGCGAGCGGGAACGACTGCGGAAAGCCCCGGTTGACGGCCGTAAAGGCAAGGCCGTCGTTGTTGGGATCAAACACGCGCGGATAGCCCGTCCGCCGGATGTCGTTGTACGATTCGAGTCCGAAACCGAAATTGGAAATCCACTTCTGGGTCATGATGTGTTCAAGTTTGCCCTCGGCCCCGGCGGCATCGAATCGGGCCAGCACGGCATCGACGTACGACTTGATGGCGGCCGCCGAAAGCGCCGGCGCACTGGCGGTCGTGGCCGCCGCGTTCACCTCCGCAAACGCCGCGTTCATGCCCTGTTCCAGAAAGTCGCGGGCGTTGCCGGTCGTCACGCCCGCCTGCGCCAGCTCCGCCCGGATGAACAGGTAGGAATGGTATGGCAGAATCCGCTGCGGCCCGTCGCCCCGGGCCGAGGCCCCGCTGACCCCCGCCGCCGTCACGCCGTTGCCGTCATCGTACCGCCCCCCGGCGAAATACAGGCCCACGATGGTCTGGGACGATGACTGGTCGAAGCCCTGGTTAGGACCCTGCGAAGAAAAGAAGATGGACACGAAGTTTCCGTTCCGGTATTCCACTGCATTCTGGGCCGTGGGCCGGGCGTTCGACAACTGGTTGAAGTAGTAGTACGGAATCCGCGGGTCCTGAATGCCCTGCAGCAGCGGGTTCCAGGTGCCGGTGCCGAGCAGCAGGTCGTGGAAGTACGGACTGATGTAATTATCCCGGCCCGTGGTCGTGATGTTGTATTCCTCCCGGAAAGCCGGGTTGCGGTTGTCTGGGGCGCTGGCTGTGCCGTAACGCAGCGCGAACCCGTCGCCGGGACCGATGAAGTCGTTTTCGGCAATCAGGGCCGTGACCGGCGTGCGGACGTCCTGCACGAGCCGCACCTGGTTGTACAGCTTCAGCTTGAGCGTCTTGGCAAACTTCCGCCAGCGGACCAGGTTGCCGCCGTAGATCAGGTCATCGGCCGCCGGATTGAGGGCCGACTGTTTGGCCAGATTGGCGATGCCCTGGTCGATCAGCGTGAACAGCTGGGGGTAGATGTCCGCGCCCTTGTCAAATTTGGGGGCCGGGTTCTGGTCGGGCTGGTTGGCTTCCGTGAACGGAATGTCGCCCCAGACGTCCACCATGTAGCTGAAGGCCATCGCTTTCATAATTTGGGCGATGCCCACGTACCCAAACTGGTTGGCGGCGGTTCCCTGCTGTTCGAGCACGCTCAGGTTCTGAATGGCCCGGTACAGGTTCTGCCAGGCCTGCGTCAGGCCGAAGTCCTGCCCGGTGATGGCGTACTGGTCGTTGGTGCTCCGCTGGGTTACCTGATGGGCAAAGACGTTCGCCGCGTTGGACAGGCCCGGAGGCCCCGAGCCCAGTGAGTTGACAATGTCCAGCTGTGCATTGGTCAGCAACTGGGCCGTAGTGACCGACGACGGGTTGTTGGGGTCGGTGTTGACATCCAGCGTACAGGCATTGACCAGCAGCAGGAGCAGGGTCAGGGCTGGAAAGGAAAATCGTTTTATGGAGCGCATACGAGTTCGGATTTTCGATGGGCTGGAATTCCGCAGGGTTCTGTCCGGCGAAGCCAGCGTGACTGGTTGGATTTTCGGCGTTGGTCAGAAAGTCATCCGCAGGTTGACGCCCAGACGCCGGACCGAAGGGGCCGTGAAAAAGTCGATGCCCTGGGTGTTGGTGTTGCCGAAGGTGTTGACTTCCGGGTCAAAGTTGGCCGCTTTCGGGAAATTGGGCGCGTTGAACCACAGGTTGCGGCCCGTCAGGCTCAGGTTCACCGATCCGAACGGCAGTTTGGTCAGCCAGGCCTTCGGCAGGGTGTAGCCAAGCGAAATTTCCCGCAGGCGAATCACCGTGGCGTCCCAAACCGAAAATTCGTTCGGGGCGTTGATGGCCAGCGAACCGCCCGCCGCCTGGAAATACACGTTGTTTTCCAGCACCTGAATGGTGTTCGGAATGGGCTTGCCTTCGCCGTCCAGCAGGGGCTTCAGCGTATTGGCATCGCCGAGGACCCCGGCCAGCACGCGCGGAATTTCGCGGTTCTCGGTGTCTTTCGTCACCCCCCGACCCAACAGAAACTGGTTTGTCCACGAATACAGGTCGCCGCCGTGCCGGTAGTCGATCACCGCGCTCAGAGACAGGCCCTTGTAGCTGAAGGTGTTGGTCAGGCCCAGCGTGAATTTCGGGTTGGGGTTGGCGATGATGCCTTGGTTGACGTCCGGAATGGTCAGGCCCGTCAGCGGGTTAATGAGCACGTTGCCGTTTTCATCCCGTGCCACTTTGGTGCCCCGCAACACGCCGAACCATTCGCCCGGCCGCACCACCGGCACCGGCTGGTTGGTGAAAATATTGCGCAGAATGACCTCCTGCACCCCGTCGGCCAGCGATTCCACGATGTTGCGGTTCTGGGTGTAGGCCGCAAAAATATCCCATTTGAACCCGCTGCTGAGCTGCACCGGCGTCACGCTGAGGCCAATTTCGACCCCCGAGTTGCGGATGGCACCGAAGTTGGTCAGCAGAAAGCTGTACCCGGTCGACTGCGGCAGGGCCCGGCGGGCGATGATGTCCGTGCTGAGGCGGTTGTAATACGTAAAGTCCAGGCTGGCGCGGCCCCGGAAAAATTCCAGATTGACCCCCGTTTCGATTTCGGTCGTAAACTCCGGTTTCAGGTTGGGGTCGAACGCAACGGCCGCCACCGAGGCCCCGGCCTGTCCGTTGAACGGATAGTCGTTGTACCGGGTGGACCCCTGCTGGTTCGAACTTTCACCCAGATTGACGCGGTAGGTGTTGACGGTCTGGTACGGGGCTGCATCCCGGCCGACCTTCGCGTAGCCCAGCCGCAGTTTCCCGCTGCTGAGGATGTTGGACGTCAGCTTGAAGGCATCCGTAAACACCAGCGAACCACTGGCCGAGTAGTAGAAATACGACCGGTTGTTGCGCGGCAGGGTCGACGACCAGTCGTTGCGGCCCGTCAGGTTGAGGAAGAAAAAGTCCTTGTAGCCGAAGGTCATATCCGTAAAGCCCGCATAGAGTCGCCGCTGCTGGGTGTAGGTATTGCCGGTATTGGGCGTGACGGTGTTCACGTTCGTAATGAGGTCAATGCCGCGCACCACGATACCCAGGCCGTTGACACTCGTCTGGTCGTTGAGCCGCTGGTTGTAGTTCCCGCCCAGAATGGCCCGGAACGAAATGTCCGGCGTGAGGTTCCGGTCGAAGTTCAGCAGCAGGTTATGGTCCTGTTCGCCAAACGAAACGGCATCGAACTGCATGTTGCCGATGCCCTGCGCCCCGGACAGCGATCCGGCCGAAATCCGCTGGAAGCTGTTGTCGTTGTAGGCATTGTAGCCGCCTTTGTAGGTCACGTTCAACCACTTGGTGAGGTCGTACGACAGGGTTCCGTTGACCACGATGCGGTTGACCTTGCTGGTGTAAATGCTGTTGTTGACCGACCAGTACGGGTTATCGGCCTGCCCGAAGGGGAAGAAGAACACGCCGTTGCCGAACGGGTCCTGGTACGGCAGCTGGTCGAGCGGCCAGTTGCGCGGCTGCTGGAACATCCGGGCCAGCGGAGAGGTGCCGTCCGCGCCGAACAGGGGGCTGTTCTGAATCGTGTTGGTGTAAGCCAGATTGGCACCGACCGTCAGCCCGTTGTCGAGGTTCGTGTTGCCCCCGACGCTGACGTTCGTCCGTTCAAAACCGGAGCCGGGGAAGTAGCTTTTCTGATCCGTCCGCGACACGACGGCCGTCACGCTGGCTTTCGGCCCGCCGCCCGACACCGAAATGGAGTTTTCGAACAGACTTCCCTGCCGGAAGAAGTTGCGGACGTTATCGGGATAGGCCCGGTAGGGGACATTCCCGTTCGCGCGCAGTCCGTACTGGGCCGCCAGAGCCGGGTAGTTGGCCGCAAAGGTATTGTAGCCGACCCAGACGGGAATAGAGTCCACGCCGGAGGTATTCGCCACCCAGTTGCCGTTGGCGGCATAAGTCCGGCCCAGCCCGAAGGCCGGTCCCCAGGTGCCGTTGGCGTTGGCGTAGACGCCCTGCGAACCCGAGCCGTAGGTGTTTTGAAAGTCGGGATAGCTGGCGATGTTTTCGGCCGAAAACGAGGTGTTGAACGTCACTTCCAGTCCTTTCTTGGACGGCCGGTTGGTGCCGGATTTGGTCGTAATGACGATGACGCCGTTGGCCGCGCGCGTTCCATAAAGGGCGGCGGCGGCGGCTCCTTTCAGGACCGTCATGGAGGCGATGTTGTTGGGGTCGAGGTCGGCAATGCGGCTCGACACGGCGGCCCCGTTGTCCCGGAAACTGGCGTTTTCGTTCAGGCTGTTGTCGTACGGAATGCCGTCCACCACAAAAAGCGGCTGGTTGGTTCCCAGAAACGAGTTGGCTCCCCGGATGGTGATGCGCGCCGAACTGCCCGCCGTACCGCCCGAGCCGTTGATGTTGACGCCCGGAATCTTGCCCTGCATGGCCCGCAGCACGTCCGGCTCCGATTTCTGCACCAGCCGGTCGGCCGACAGCCGTTCGACCGAGTAACCCAGCGACCGGTTCTGGCGCTCAATCCCGACGGCCGTCACCACGACCTCGCTCAGCATTTTCAGGTCCGGCACCAGGGCGACGTTCACCACCGTGCGGTTGCCCACCGCCACTTCCTGCGGCAGCATGCCCACGAAGCTGAACACCAAAGACTGGCCGTCGGGAACGGCAAGCCGGTAATTTCCTTCCGTGTCTGTTGATGTGCCCCGGGTCGATCCTTTGAGCGAGACGTTGACGCCCGGGATGGGAGCCCCGTCCTCCGAACCGGTCACTTTACCGGTTACAGTTCGGTCCTGCGCCCGGGCTGTTCCCGCGCCCGTCAGTAGCCCGAAAAGCAGCAATAAGGGTAAAAGCTTTCTCATAGAAGATGATTTTTTGTAACAGGCTCAATTTAAATTCATTGAGGTACTCTGCTTTCACCTTAAATGAGGGATATTGCTTAGTCAGGATGGGGGAGAAATGCTTACGGGAGCGGGGTGGCAAGGGGCCGGAATGCCATGGAATGGGGGAAAAGTGCTTAATCAGATTGGGGGAGAAAGCTGGAAATTTTTTGCTATCTGCCCAGCCAGCCTCCCCGGAATCCGGCCCGGTTGAGGCCCCGGCGGATGTGGGGGTTCTGCATCATCAGGTTCCAGATGAAACCGGTGCGGTAATTTTCGGTCATGAGCAGGATCGGGCCGCTGTCGATGCCGAGGTAATCCCCGTCAAACCAGCCCTGCCCGTCGCGCGTCGGGTACGAAAGATTGAAGGCGTCCTTAAAACCGTATTTGCCGTAAATTCTGGTTCCAAACGACCGCTTCATGTGCTGGAGGGCTGGAATGCAGATTTCCGGGGCGAACGGAACCGAGCCGCCCGCGGCCGTGGGCGCAATCGTGCCGTCGTCTACGATCTGCGTGGCGGCGGCCCCGCGGGCGCGGTAAGAGAAAAAGGAACGGCCGTTGATGGTCGTGTCCTTGGGCCCGTCGCAGGCGGTCAGGCCCCAGATGTCGGGTCCGTAGCCCCGCCATTGCATCGGGTTGGCGATGCAGTACGTCCGGTTGGCGTAGGTGGCCCGGCGGCTGTTTTCGAAATAAGTAATGCCTTTCTGGCGGTTGTAGGCGTCCCGGATA from Tellurirhabdus rosea harbors:
- a CDS encoding SusD/RagB family nutrient-binding outer membrane lipoprotein; the encoded protein is MRSIKRFSFPALTLLLLLVNACTLDVNTDPNNPSSVTTAQLLTNAQLDIVNSLGSGPPGLSNAANVFAHQVTQRSTNDQYAITGQDFGLTQAWQNLYRAIQNLSVLEQQGTAANQFGYVGIAQIMKAMAFSYMVDVWGDIPFTEANQPDQNPAPKFDKGADIYPQLFTLIDQGIANLAKQSALNPAADDLIYGGNLVRWRKFAKTLKLKLYNQVRLVQDVRTPVTALIAENDFIGPGDGFALRYGTASAPDNRNPAFREEYNITTTGRDNYISPYFHDLLLGTGTWNPLLQGIQDPRIPYYYFNQLSNARPTAQNAVEYRNGNFVSIFFSSQGPNQGFDQSSSQTIVGLYFAGGRYDDGNGVTAAGVSGASARGDGPQRILPYHSYLFIRAELAQAGVTTGNARDFLEQGMNAAFAEVNAAATTASAPALSAAAIKSYVDAVLARFDAAGAEGKLEHIMTQKWISNFGFGLESYNDIRRTGYPRVFDPNNDGLAFTAVNRGFPQSFPLAQTELNLNPKAPAQRVIANDKVFWQK
- a CDS encoding SusC/RagA family TonB-linked outer membrane protein: MRKLLPLLLLFGLLTGAGTARAQDRTVTGKVTGSEDGAPIPGVNVSLKGSTRGTSTDTEGNYRLAVPDGQSLVFSFVGMLPQEVAVGNRTVVNVALVPDLKMLSEVVVTAVGIERQNRSLGYSVERLSADRLVQKSEPDVLRAMQGKIPGVNINGSGGTAGSSARITIRGANSFLGTNQPLFVVDGIPYDNSLNENASFRDNGAAVSSRIADLDPNNIASMTVLKGAAAAALYGTRAANGVIVITTKSGTNRPSKKGLEVTFNTSFSAENIASYPDFQNTYGSGSQGVYANANGTWGPAFGLGRTYAANGNWVANTSGVDSIPVWVGYNTFAANYPALAAQYGLRANGNVPYRAYPDNVRNFFRQGSLFENSISVSGGGPKASVTAVVSRTDQKSYFPGSGFERTNVSVGGNTNLDNGLTVGANLAYTNTIQNSPLFGADGTSPLARMFQQPRNWPLDQLPYQDPFGNGVFFFPFGQADNPYWSVNNSIYTSKVNRIVVNGTLSYDLTKWLNVTYKGGYNAYNDNSFQRISAGSLSGAQGIGNMQFDAVSFGEQDHNLLLNFDRNLTPDISFRAILGGNYNQRLNDQTSVNGLGIVVRGIDLITNVNTVTPNTGNTYTQQRRLYAGFTDMTFGYKDFFFLNLTGRNDWSSTLPRNNRSYFYYSASGSLVFTDAFKLTSNILSSGKLRLGYAKVGRDAAPYQTVNTYRVNLGESSNQQGSTRYNDYPFNGQAGASVAAVAFDPNLKPEFTTEIETGVNLEFFRGRASLDFTYYNRLSTDIIARRALPQSTGYSFLLTNFGAIRNSGVEIGLSVTPVQLSSGFKWDIFAAYTQNRNIVESLADGVQEVILRNIFTNQPVPVVRPGEWFGVLRGTKVARDENGNVLINPLTGLTIPDVNQGIIANPNPKFTLGLTNTFSYKGLSLSAVIDYRHGGDLYSWTNQFLLGRGVTKDTENREIPRVLAGVLGDANTLKPLLDGEGKPIPNTIQVLENNVYFQAAGGSLAINAPNEFSVWDATVIRLREISLGYTLPKAWLTKLPFGSVNLSLTGRNLWFNAPNFPKAANFDPEVNTFGNTNTQGIDFFTAPSVRRLGVNLRMTF